From Bradyrhizobium erythrophlei:
CTCGTTTCCCAGCACAACGACGTGTGCCGAGCCCGACTGCCCCTGACTGGTTTGCACTAACATGTGATTTGGTCCCTGAACGCATCTTCAAATTGCGCGCGAGCCCAGTCAAGATAAATGCGCGATACGACACCGTCTTCTTTGAACGTCTGCCTTTAATCATGAATCGCACGGGCTCTTCACGCTCTCCGCGAACGGATATGCGATCGACGGAAGTCGAATCATGCGTGTCGGCTTGGCGGGCCGGCATCGGACTTGATAAGGTCCGCTTTCCCGCCATCAGGTCAGGGCCGACTGCCTCCTTGCCTCCAGAGATCGAGCCCAGATGTCGCGAAGTCCGATGATCGTCCGCACGGTCCCTGCACTGCGTCGCGCCGTCGACGGCCTTCGCGCCAAAAAAGCCACTATCGCGCTGGTGCCAACCATGGGAGCCCTGCACGACGGCCATGTGTCGCTGGTCCGGCTGGCGAAACGGCGCGCCACAAGGGTGGTCGTGTCGATCTTCGTCAACCCAACCCAGTTCGCGCCCTCGGAGGATTTTGGTTCCTACCCCCGAACCTGGAAGGCCGACGTCGCCAGGCTCGCCGCTGAGGATGTCGACCTGATCTGGAACCCCGGCGTCAAGACGATGTACCCGGACGGCTTTGCCACCCGAATCGTGCCCGAAGGACCCGCCATCGTGGGTCTGGAAGATCGTTTCCGGCCGCATTTCTTCGGCGGCGTCGCGACTGTCGTCGGCAAGCTCTTCACGCAAGTCCACCCCGATTTCGCGATCTTCGGCGAAAAGGATTTCCAGCAGCTGCGGGTGGTGACGCGAATGGCTGGAGATCTCGACCTCGGCGTCAAGGTGATCGGCTCACGCACCGTGCGCGAGCGCGACGGCCTCGCGATGTCGTCGCGCAACGTCTATCTGTCGCCGGAAGAACGCCGCATCGCGCCGGTGCTGTACCGCGCCATGAAGGAAGGCGCCGGGCGCCTGCGGGCCGGCGACGACCTGGAGGCCGCGATGGCCGGCGGCGCCGAGCTGATCACCAGCGCCGGATTCGCGCTCGACTATTTCGAGGCCCGCCATGCCCAGACGCTGGCGCCGATATCGTCTGTTAAGGACGGCCCGATCCGAATCCTGGTCGCGGCCAGGCTCGGCAAGACCCGGCTGATCGACAATGTCGGGGTT
This genomic window contains:
- the panC gene encoding pantoate--beta-alanine ligase, which codes for MSRSPMIVRTVPALRRAVDGLRAKKATIALVPTMGALHDGHVSLVRLAKRRATRVVVSIFVNPTQFAPSEDFGSYPRTWKADVARLAAEDVDLIWNPGVKTMYPDGFATRIVPEGPAIVGLEDRFRPHFFGGVATVVGKLFTQVHPDFAIFGEKDFQQLRVVTRMAGDLDLGVKVIGSRTVRERDGLAMSSRNVYLSPEERRIAPVLYRAMKEGAGRLRAGDDLEAAMAGGAELITSAGFALDYFEARHAQTLAPISSVKDGPIRILVAARLGKTRLIDNVGV